The following coding sequences are from one Pararge aegeria chromosome 13, ilParAegt1.1, whole genome shotgun sequence window:
- the LOC120628710 gene encoding histone-lysine N-methyltransferase PRDM16-like: GRSWRGLRQNSSSKENLHEANHPTAVLNITHKAVPPLRMPPPTAGGINEPQECPYCRRTFSCYYSLKRHFQDKHEQSDTLYVCEFCHRRYRTKNSLTTHKSLQHRGSSGMLKRLLKTSALHSALAPAPHHLFDLGADHGPQLPPGLQ; the protein is encoded by the exons GGACGGAGTTGGCGCGGCTTGCGGCAGAATTCATCTAGCAAAGAGAATCTACACGAGGCCAATCATCCTACAGCCGTACTTAACATCACTCATAAAG CTGTACCGCCCCTCCGTATGCCCCCGCCGACAGCCGGCGGAATCAACGAGCCCCAAGAATGTCCGTACTGCCGCCGGACATTCTCTTGTTACTATTCCCTGAAACGACACTTCCAAGACAAGCACGAACAGTCGGACACGCTGTACGTGTGCGAGTTCTGCCACCGGAGGTACCGCACCAAGAACTCGCTCACGACGCACAAAAGCTTGCAGCACCGCGGCTCCAGCGGCATGCTCAAACGGCTGCTGAAGACGTCTGCCCTGCACAGCGCGCTGGCGCCCGCGCCGCACCACCTGTTCGACCTGGGCGCCGACCACGGCCCGCAGCTGCCGCCCGGCCTGCAATGA